The Curtobacterium sp. MCSS17_015 genomic sequence GACGGCCCGGGCCTGCGGCTCGACGCGTTCACGACCATGGTGCTGCCCGAAGGGGCGAGCGAGATGGCGTGGAACATCGGCGACGAGGGCTTCGAGATGGTCCTCAGCACCGCGGTGCCGAAGCTCATCGGTGTGCACGCCGAGGCGGCGGTCGCGCCGCTGCTCGACCCGCGCGGCTGGACGCCGGACGACGTGCCGGTGTGGGCCGTGCACCCGGGCGGCCGGGCCATCCTCGACCGCACGCAGGACGCCCTCCACCTGCCCGACAGTGCGTTGACGGCCAGCCGCACGGTGCTGCGGGAGCACGGCAACATGTCGAGCGCGACGGTCCTGTTCGTCCTCCGGGAGGCGCTGGCGGCGGACCCCGCCGACGGCACCCCCGTCGTCGCGCTGGCCTTCGGGCCGGGGCTGACGGTGGAGGCCGCGGCCCTCACGGTGGTGGAGGCGTGACGGACCGGATCGACCTGTCCACCCGTGCCGTCGACCTGCGGGAACTCATGGACGATCCGGACTGTGACGCCGCGACCCTCGACCGCACCTTCCGACGGTTCGCGGTCGTCAACGCCGCCGTGAGCGGCTGGCGATCCGTGTGGCAGACGCACGTGGTGCCGGCGCTGCCGGCGACCGGCCGGGCACGCGTGCTCGACCTCGGCTGCGGGGGCGGAGACCTCGCCCGGTCGCTGACCCGGTGGGCTCGGGGTGACGGCTTCGACCTCGAGGTCGTCGGTGTCGACCCGGACCCGCGGGCGATCCGGGCGGCCGAGCGGCGGTCCGCGCCCGGGGTCACCTTCCGGCAGCAGTCGAGCGCCGAGCTCGTGGCCGCCGGGGAGCGGTTCGACGTGGTCGTCTCGAACCACGTGCTGCACCACCTCGGCGACACCGAGCGCGACGCGTTCCTGCGCGACTCCGCGGCGCTCGCCGTGTCACGGAGCGTGCACTCCGACATCCGGCGGTCCGCAGCCGCCTACCGGCTGTACGCGGTCGGGTCGGTGCTCGTCACCGCGGGGACGTTCATCCGTGAGGACGGGCTGCGCTCCATCCGACGGAGCTTCACGGTGCCGGAGCTCGCCGCCGCCCTGCCACCCGGGTGGCGCGCCGAGCCGGCGTCCCCGCACCGGGTCCTCGCGGTCAGCGACTGACCCCCCCCGCTGTGGCGAGACAGGGACCCCTACGGCCGCAGCAGCACCTTGATCGCCCGGCGCTCGTCCATCGCGGCGTACGCCTCGGCGGCGTCGTCGAGCGGGAGCTCGAGGTCGAACACGCGGCCCGGGTCGATCGTGCGCGCGAGCACGTCGGGGAGCAGCTCCTCGATGTAGGCGCGGGCCGGGGCCATCCCACCGCCGACCGTGATGTTCCGGGCGAACAAGAACGGCATCGGCAGTTCCGGGTCACCCGCGGGCACGCCGACGTAGCCGACGTTGCCGCCCGGACGGACGACCCGCAGTGCCTGGTCCATGCTCTCCGCCGTGCCGACGGCCTCGAGCGCGCAGTCGGCCAGGTCGCCGCCGAGCAGGTCGCGCACCGCCTGGACGCCATCGTCGCCGCGGGCCTCGACGATGTCGGTCGCCCCGAACTCGCGTGCGAGGGCCTGCCGGTCGGCGTGCCGGCTCATGGCGATGATCCGCTCCGCGCCGAGTCGCGCCGCGGCCAGCACACCCGACAGGCCGACCGCGCCGTCACCGACCACGACGACGGTCTTGCCGGGGCCGACCTCGGCGGAGACCGCCGCGTGGTGTCCGGTCGAGAAGACGTCCGACAGCGTCAGCAGGGACGGCACGAGGTCGTCGTCCACGGGGCCCGGCACGACGACCAGGGTGGCCGCGGCATCCGGCACGCGGACGTACTCGGCCTGCGCGCCGCCGAGCGGGTGGCCGTACGCGTCCGGCGTCACGCCGAAGGTGGAGCGGTGGTCACAGCCGCTCGTCATGCCGTGCGCGCAGGCCTGGCAGGTCCCGTCGTTCGTGGTGAACGGCGCGATGACGAAGTCCCCGACGTGCAGGTCGGTCACCTCGTCGCCGACCTGGTCGACGACGCCGACGAACTCGTGGCCGATCGCGCGCGGCTCCGCGGTGTCGCGGACGCCCCGGTACGGCCAGAGGTCGGAGCCGCACACGCAGGCGGCGGTGATGCGGACGACGGCGTCGGTCGGCTCGATGATCGTCGGGGCGTCACGCTCCTCGACGCGGATGTCGCGAGGGGCGTGGATGACTGTTGCGCGCACGGGGAGTGCCTTCCGTCGTGATGGTGGGGGACCGGCCGGTCGACGTCGTCCGGCCGCCCGTCGACAGTACGCTCGTGCGGGTGGACGAGGACCGGTACGGCAGTGACGTGCTCTCGGGCGACTGGCGCTCGCGCGGCGTGCGGAAGGTGCGGCAGGTGCCGCTCGAACGGGACATGGTGCTCGAGGACCCCTCCTCCGGGTGGGCCGGCGCCGTGGTCGGGCTCGAGGCGGGCACCGTGTCGCTCGAGGACTGGAAGGGCCGCACCCGCGCCTTCCCCTTCACCGGGCAGTTCCTGCTCGAGGGCGAACTCGTCACGCTGACCCGCCCGCAGGCACCCGTCGGCCGCTCCGCCGCCGCGGCGCCGCCGGCCAGGACGAGCGGGCCTGCCGGGAGGCCCGACCCGGCCCCGGCGGTCCGGCGTGCGCCCGAGGGTGGTCGCCTCCGCACCGCGTCCGGGTCGTTCGCGGTCGAGCAGCAGCGCGCCCGCGTGGCCCTGCCGAGCCGGATCATGGTGGAGGGCAAGCACGACGCCGAACTCGTCGAGAAGGTGTGGGGCGCGGACCTCCGGGTCGAGGGCGTCGTGGTCGAGGAGCTCTCCGGCGTCGACAACCTCGCCGACGTCCTCGACGACTTCCGGCCGACCCGGGAGCGCCGGGTCGGCGTGCTCGTGGACCACCTGGTGCCGGGCTCGAAGGAGTCCCGGTTCGCGGACGCCGTGATGCGCGGGAAGTGGGGCGCACACGTGCTCGTCGTCGGGCACCCGTTCGTGGACGTCTGGCAGTCGGTGAAGCCCGCGCGGGTCGGACTGCGCGAGTGGCCGACGATCCCGCGGTCGATCGAGTGGAAAGCCGGCATCTGCCAGGCGCTCGGGTGGCCGCACGCGGAGCAGGCCGACATCGCCCGGGCGTGGCAGCGGATCCTCGGACAGGTGCGGACCTTCGCCGACCTCGAGCCGCAGCTGCTCGGCCGGGTCGAGGAGTTGATCGACTTCGTGACCGAAGCAGCCTGATCCGCTGCCTGCCGGCGGCGCCCCGCGCCTCCCGGCCGAGACGCCGTCGCCGGACCGGCGCGCTCCGACCGACGAGTTCCGTCGTCCGCCCCGAGCCTCGGCGCAGATCCCGGGCGCGCCGCTTACGCTGACGGGATGGACGGCATCGACGGACGCGTGCGGAACGCCGTCGACGTCTGGCTGCGCTGGCTGCCGCGGTGGCAGATCGGCTCCGCCCGCCCGCGCACCCGGATCTGCCGACGCTGCACCGGCTCGCCGGTCGCTGCGGCAGCGGGATTCGGCCCGGACGTGCCGCACCCCGTCCAGCACGCGTTGATCGGTCGGATGTCGGTGATCGTCGAGGACGCCGTCGACGAGTACACTGCGAGGAACCTGCCGCTGCTCCAGCGCGAACTCGAGCGCGCCGCGGCCCGCAGGCGGCGCGCCGGGTACCAGCCGGCCGAGGGGCTCGAGCCGGAGTTCCAGGGCCTCGACGTCGACCCGCAGCCGCAGCCCGGGGAGCCGTTCCTGTTCACGCTCGGTGAGCTCGCCGGCACCGGCGCGAGCGAGCAGGAGCCGCGGGAGCCGCTGTCGGACGAAGCGAAGGCCGCGCTCCGGCACGAGATCGAGCTGTCCGACGAGTGTGCTCGGTCCACCGGCACGGCCGTGTGCCTGGCGCTCATCGACCACCGGGAGCGGATCGCCGAAGCGGTCGAGCGCCTGGTGGAACCGCAGATCGCGGCGCTCGTGTCCGACATGTTCCGCGGGCTGGACGGCCCGGACGAGGGCCGTCGCGGCGGACTGTTCTAGCGCCGGGCGGGGCGCTCCGCGCCGTGCGCCGGGCTCCGGCGGTCCCGGGCACGCAGGACGAGCCGGGCGAGCAGCCGCCACCCGACCAGGAACACCCCGAGCACGATCGTCGTGACGACGACGAACGAGATCGGCAGTGGGTTCCCGTCGACCACGCCCTGGCCGGTGGCGACCCGGATCGCCAGGCCGACGAACACCGTCAGGACCCACACCACGACCCCGGTGGGCCAGGTCGCCAGCGGACGCGACCACGCCCCGGACGTCACGTACGCGATCGCCCAGCCCGCCAGGAACGGGAAGGCGGTCGTCCACAGTCCGAGCGGCGCGAACGGTTCGCCGTGCGAACTCCGCCCGATCACGGCGAACGCCACGATGAGCACGACGTCGACGACCGCCGCGAGCCAACCCCAGGTACGAGTCTCCACACGTCCATCCTCGCAGGCGACCGGGTGTCCACAGGCAGCCGGCTGTTCACCGTCCCGTCACGTGCCGTTGGGACGGCCCTCCCACCATGGAGCGGTGACGACGCTCGAGAGCCCGGCCCCCGCGCCCACCGGGAGGCCCGCCCTCCGTCCGCCACGGGTCGTCGCCTCCCGCGGTGCGCCGCGCGTCCGCCGCGAGAACACCCTGCCGGCCGTCGCGGTCGCCGAGGCGCTCGGCGCGGACGTCATCGCGGTCGACGTGCGCCGCACGGCCGACGACGTCGCGGTGCTGCTGCACGACGCGACCCTCGGCCGGATGTGGGGCGACGGACGCCGGGTGTCGGACGTCTCGTGGTGCGACGTCGCCAGGCTCGGCAACGGGCTCGACCGCATCCCGCGGCTCGACGCCGTGCTCGAACGGTTGGAGGGCTGCTCGGCGACGCTGCTGGTCGGGCTCGCCGACCCCGCCGACGCCGAGGCGGCGGTCCGCACGGTGCAGGGCGTCACCGGCACCGCGGTCGTCGCCTGGCGCGGATCCACCGCCGCGATGCGAGCGGTCCGGGCGCTGCTGCCCGAAGCAGACGTGTGGATGCCGTGGGACGCGCTCGAGCCCCCGACCGCCGCGCACCTGACGGCGCTGCGACCCTCGACCCTCGACCTCGACGTCGCCTTCCTCACGCCGGCGACCGTCCGCGCGGCACACGCACTGGGCCTGTGCGTCGCGGTGTGGACCGTCGACGACCCGGAGCCGACGCGGTGGGCGACACGACTCGGCGCCGACCTGCTCCTCACCGAGGACGTGGCGACCGTGCACGCCGTGCTCGCCGCTGCGGAGCGGGACGGGTGGGACGTACCCCGACGCGAGCCGACCGAGCCGGAGGTCGCCGGGCGTGCGCAGGCCCTGGCCCACCGGATCGCACACGAGGTGATCGCGTTCACCCGGGAGCACCGGGTCAGCACGGACGCCGGGGACGCGGCCGCCCGGGTCGTCGACGTGGACCGGTCGATCGAGCAGCACGTCCGCGGACGGGTCCGGGCAGCGTTCCCGGAGCACGGTTTCACGGGCGAGGAGTACGGCGTCGCCCCCGGGGACAAGCACCGGTGGTACCTCGACCCCGTCGACGGCAGCACCAACCTGGCGAACGGCGTGCCCTGGACGAGCACGTCGCTTTGCCTGACGCGCTCCGGGCGACCCGTCGTCGGCGTCGTCGCGGACCCGTGGCGGGGCGAGGTCCTGGAGGCCCGACGCGGCCGGGGCGCGACCGAACGCGACCGCGTCCTGCGACTCGACGACGCTCCGCGGGCACTGGCCGGTGCCGTCGTCGGCACCGAGCTCGACGGGCACCGGCCGTGGCCCGGCTTCACCGCGTTCGTGGCGGCGCTCGCCGCGAGGTCCTGCTCGGTCCGGGTGACGGGGTCCGGCACGCTGACCATCGCCCAGGTCGCCGCCGGACGGGGGATCGGCGCGTGCACGCCGGCGTTCGACCCGGTCGACCACGGCGCCGCGGTCCTGCTCGTGCACGAGGCCGGCGGCCTCGTCCTGACCCTCGACGGCCCGGTGTCGGAGTTCCCGCCGGTGGGCGCGCCGTTCCTCGTGGCGCACCCCGGCGCGGCCGACGAGTTGCACGAGGTGTGGGCGGCGGCGTTGCGCGGCTCCGAGTCGTGACCGTGACGCTCCGCGGCTGCTTCTGAGCACACACCCAGTCAGCCGGAGCCGTCGGTGCCTACCGTGGGCGCCAGCGGGCACGGTGTCCGCACGAAGGAGCACGTCATGGGATTCCTCGACCGTCTGCTCGGCCGCGAGGAGCGTCCGCAGCAGCCACGACCCGGTGCAGGCCAGCAGGGGTACCAGTACGGCCAGCAGTCCTACCAGCAGCCGTACGGCGCGACCGGACAGCCGTACGGCGCAACCGGACAGCCGTACGGCGCACCGCAGCAGCCGGGCGGTGCCGACGACGAGCGCGCCGTCGCCCGCTACCGCTACCTGCTCCGGACCGCTCCGCCCGAGCGCATCGAGGAGGTCCACGCCGAGGCCTTCGCGCAGCTGACGCCCGAGCAGCGCCGGATGGTCTACGAGGAGTTCACGCGCACCGCACCCGCCGGTGACGCCCCGCGTGGCGACGACCCGCGCTCCCTCGCCCAGTCGGCGACCCGTTCGGAGCTCCGGCAGCCCGGGTACATGGAGCGGTCGCTCGGCGGCATCGGCGGCGGTGGTGGGTTCGGTGGTCGACAGGGTTCCGGCTTCGGCAGCATGCTCGGTGCCTCGCTGCTCGGCACCGTCGGCGGGTACGTGATCGGGTCCGCCCTGATGAGCGCCTTCCTGCCCGACCCCGGTTCGTTCGACGGTGGAACCGATGCAGGGGGTGCGGATGACGGCGGCGCGGGGGACACTGGTGACGGATCCGGCGACGGCGGTGCGACCGACGGCGGCGGGACCGAGAACGCCTCCTGGGGCGATGGTGGATCCGACTGGGGCGGTGCGTCCGACGGCGGTGGGTTCGACCAGGGCTTCAGCGACTTCGGTGGCGGCGACTTCGACGTCTGAGTGACGCCGGTCGCTCCTCCGACCCACTGGTGTCCGGCCGGTCACGAAGGAGCGACATGGCGATCATCGAGGCCTCCGGCCTGACCAAGACCTACCGATCGAAGTCGGGGCCGGTGCACGCCCTGACCGGTCTCGACCTCTCGGTGCCCGAGGGCACCGTCACCGCGCTGCTCGGGCCGAACGGCGCCGGCAAGACGACCACCGTCAAGGTGCTCACCACGCTCGTCGAACCCGACACGGGGTCGGCCCGGGTCGCCGGTGTCGACGTCGTCGCCGATCCCCAGGGCACCCGCCGTGCGATCGGCGTCTCGGGGCAGTACGCCGCGGTCGACGAGAACCTGACCGGGTTCGAGAACCTCGAGATGATCGGGCGGCTGTACCACCTCGGTCGGCGGGCCGCCCGGGACCGGGCGCGCGAACTCATCGACGTCTTCGGGCTGTCCGAGGCGGGCGACCGCCCGGTCAAGGGCTTCTCCGGGGGCATGCGGCGGCGCATCGACCTGGCCGGAGCGCTCGTGATGAACCCGCGCGTGCTGTTCCTCGACGAACCGACGACGGGGCTCGACCCCCGCAGCCGTCTCGCGCTCTGGGGCATCATCGAGGACCTCGTGACCGACGGTGCCACGGTGCTCCTCACCACGCAGTACCTGGAGGAGGCCGACCAGCTCGCCGACGACATCGCCGTGATCGACGACCGCCGGGTGATCGCCGAGGGCACCGCGGACGAGCTCAAGGCGCAGGTCGGCGGGCACCGCGTGGTCGTCACCCTCGTCGACGCCGCGGACGGGGACGCCGCCTCGACCGTGCTCGCGCGGTACGGCACGGGTGACGTCGAGACGAGCGGGGACGGGCGGACCCGGGCGATCGCGGTCGACGCCGGGCCGGCTGCCCTCCAGCGGGTGCTCGCCGACCTCGGTGCGGCCGGGGTCGGACTCCACGACGCGGGCATGCGACGGCCGACGCTCGACGACGTCTTCCTCCGGCTCACCGGGCACGTTGCCACCGAGGACGAGGACGACACGACGACCGTGGCGGGCGGCGGACGGGCCTCCCGGCCTGGCACGAGCGACCGACCACCCGGCGGCGACGACCGGACCACCGTCCCGGCGGACACCACCGGAGCGGAGCACGTCCGATGACCGCCACCACGTCCGCCCTCGGGCGGCAGCTGCCCGTCGTCGTCACCTCGCCGGTCGCGGTCTGGTTCGAGGACGGCTGGACCGTCACGAAGCGGAACCTGACGAAGATCAAGCGGTCGCCGGACATGCTCGTGTTCGCCGTCCTGCAGCCGATCATGTTCGTCCTGCTGTTCAGTCAGGTCTACGGCGGCGCGATCAGCGTCCAGGGCACGGACTACACGCAGTTCCTGATGGCGGGGATCTTCGCGCAGACCGTCGTCTTCGGGGCGACCTTCTCGGGATCGGCCATGGCGCAGGACCTCAAGGAGGGGCTCATCGACCGGTTCCGGACGCTGCCGATGTCGGCGTCCGCGGTGCTCGTCGGGCGGACCAACTCCGACCTGGTGCTCAACGGCATCTCGATGGTCATCATGATGGCGACCGGACTGGCCGTCGGCTGGCGCGTCAACTCGTCACCCCTCGAGTTCGTCGGTGGGCTCGCGCTCCTGCTGCTGTTCAGCTACGCGTTCAGCTGGGTGATGGCGCTGCTCGGGATGAGCGTCAAGTCCCCCGAGGTGATCAACAACGCCTCGTTCATGATCCTGTTCCCGCTGACGTTCATCTCGAACGCGTTCGTGCCGAGCGAGACCATGCCGCTGGTGCTGCGGGTCTTCGCGGAGTGGAACCCGGTCTCCTCGCTCGTGCAGGCCGCCCGGCAGCTGTTCGGCAACGCCGGCTCGGCGCCCGTACCCGACGTCTGGACGATGCAGCACCCGATCGCGACCGTGCTCATCGGCATCGCGGTGATGCTGGTCGTGTTCGTGCCCTGGGCGGTGAACAAGTACACCCGGATCAGCAGCAAGTGACGAGGGCTAGTCGCCGCCGAGGATCGCGTCACGCACCTTCCGGCGCAGCACCTTGCCGATCATCGACCGGGGGAGGTCCTCCACGACCACCACGCGGCGCGGCACCTTGTACGCCGCCAACTGGTCGCGGCACCACGAGCGCAGGGCGTCGGCGTCGAACGAGGCGGGGTCGGACGGGACCACCGCGGCGACGACCTGCTCGTTGCCGGCCTGCGTGATGCCGACCACCGCGACCTCCTTCACGCTGGGGTGCTTGAGGAGTGTGTCCTCGACCTCGGACGGCGAGACGTTGAAGCCGCCCGTGATGATGAGTTCCTTGAGCCGGTCGACGATCCGCACGAAGCCGTCCGCGTCGATCGCGACGATGTCGCCGGTGCGGAACCAGCCGTCGGGGGTGAAGACCTCGTCGGTGGCGTCCGCCTTGCCCCAGTAGCCGCTGAACACCTGTGGCCCACGGACCTGCAGCTCGCCGGACTCATCGGTGCCGAGGACCTTCGTCGGGTCGTCGGGGTCCACCACGCGGCACTCGGTCGACGGCAGCGGGAGGCCGATCGCGCCGAGGCGTCGCGCGTCGGACACCGGGTTCGCCATGAGCACGGGAGAGCACTCGGACAGGCCGTACCCCTCGACCAGGAACCCGCCGGTCCGGGCCTCCCACGGCTCGATGACGTCCTTCGACAGCGGCATGGCACCGGAGATGCCGATGTCGATGCCCTGCAGCGACACCCCGGCGGAGTCGGCGGCGTGCTGCAGTCGGGCGTAGATCGGGGGCACGGCGGGCAGGAACGTCGGCGGACGCTTCTTGATCGCGGCCAGGACGAGCGCGGGGTCGAACGCCGGGAAGAGCAC encodes the following:
- a CDS encoding methyltransferase domain-containing protein; translated protein: MTDRIDLSTRAVDLRELMDDPDCDAATLDRTFRRFAVVNAAVSGWRSVWQTHVVPALPATGRARVLDLGCGGGDLARSLTRWARGDGFDLEVVGVDPDPRAIRAAERRSAPGVTFRQQSSAELVAAGERFDVVVSNHVLHHLGDTERDAFLRDSAALAVSRSVHSDIRRSAAAYRLYAVGSVLVTAGTFIREDGLRSIRRSFTVPELAAALPPGWRAEPASPHRVLAVSD
- a CDS encoding zinc-dependent alcohol dehydrogenase family protein; the protein is MRATVIHAPRDIRVEERDAPTIIEPTDAVVRITAACVCGSDLWPYRGVRDTAEPRAIGHEFVGVVDQVGDEVTDLHVGDFVIAPFTTNDGTCQACAHGMTSGCDHRSTFGVTPDAYGHPLGGAQAEYVRVPDAAATLVVVPGPVDDDLVPSLLTLSDVFSTGHHAAVSAEVGPGKTVVVVGDGAVGLSGVLAAARLGAERIIAMSRHADRQALAREFGATDIVEARGDDGVQAVRDLLGGDLADCALEAVGTAESMDQALRVVRPGGNVGYVGVPAGDPELPMPFLFARNITVGGGMAPARAYIEELLPDVLARTIDPGRVFDLELPLDDAAEAYAAMDERRAIKVLLRP
- a CDS encoding DUF3097 domain-containing protein codes for the protein MDEDRYGSDVLSGDWRSRGVRKVRQVPLERDMVLEDPSSGWAGAVVGLEAGTVSLEDWKGRTRAFPFTGQFLLEGELVTLTRPQAPVGRSAAAAPPARTSGPAGRPDPAPAVRRAPEGGRLRTASGSFAVEQQRARVALPSRIMVEGKHDAELVEKVWGADLRVEGVVVEELSGVDNLADVLDDFRPTRERRVGVLVDHLVPGSKESRFADAVMRGKWGAHVLVVGHPFVDVWQSVKPARVGLREWPTIPRSIEWKAGICQALGWPHAEQADIARAWQRILGQVRTFADLEPQLLGRVEELIDFVTEAA
- a CDS encoding spermidine/putrescine ABC transporter substrate-binding protein encodes the protein MDGIDGRVRNAVDVWLRWLPRWQIGSARPRTRICRRCTGSPVAAAAGFGPDVPHPVQHALIGRMSVIVEDAVDEYTARNLPLLQRELERAAARRRRAGYQPAEGLEPEFQGLDVDPQPQPGEPFLFTLGELAGTGASEQEPREPLSDEAKAALRHEIELSDECARSTGTAVCLALIDHRERIAEAVERLVEPQIAALVSDMFRGLDGPDEGRRGGLF
- a CDS encoding DUF3054 domain-containing protein, yielding METRTWGWLAAVVDVVLIVAFAVIGRSSHGEPFAPLGLWTTAFPFLAGWAIAYVTSGAWSRPLATWPTGVVVWVLTVFVGLAIRVATGQGVVDGNPLPISFVVVTTIVLGVFLVGWRLLARLVLRARDRRSPAHGAERPARR
- a CDS encoding inositol monophosphatase family protein; the encoded protein is MTTLESPAPAPTGRPALRPPRVVASRGAPRVRRENTLPAVAVAEALGADVIAVDVRRTADDVAVLLHDATLGRMWGDGRRVSDVSWCDVARLGNGLDRIPRLDAVLERLEGCSATLLVGLADPADAEAAVRTVQGVTGTAVVAWRGSTAAMRAVRALLPEADVWMPWDALEPPTAAHLTALRPSTLDLDVAFLTPATVRAAHALGLCVAVWTVDDPEPTRWATRLGADLLLTEDVATVHAVLAAAERDGWDVPRREPTEPEVAGRAQALAHRIAHEVIAFTREHRVSTDAGDAAARVVDVDRSIEQHVRGRVRAAFPEHGFTGEEYGVAPGDKHRWYLDPVDGSTNLANGVPWTSTSLCLTRSGRPVVGVVADPWRGEVLEARRGRGATERDRVLRLDDAPRALAGAVVGTELDGHRPWPGFTAFVAALAARSCSVRVTGSGTLTIAQVAAGRGIGACTPAFDPVDHGAAVLLVHEAGGLVLTLDGPVSEFPPVGAPFLVAHPGAADELHEVWAAALRGSES
- a CDS encoding ATP-binding cassette domain-containing protein, which produces MAIIEASGLTKTYRSKSGPVHALTGLDLSVPEGTVTALLGPNGAGKTTTVKVLTTLVEPDTGSARVAGVDVVADPQGTRRAIGVSGQYAAVDENLTGFENLEMIGRLYHLGRRAARDRARELIDVFGLSEAGDRPVKGFSGGMRRRIDLAGALVMNPRVLFLDEPTTGLDPRSRLALWGIIEDLVTDGATVLLTTQYLEEADQLADDIAVIDDRRVIAEGTADELKAQVGGHRVVVTLVDAADGDAASTVLARYGTGDVETSGDGRTRAIAVDAGPAALQRVLADLGAAGVGLHDAGMRRPTLDDVFLRLTGHVATEDEDDTTTVAGGGRASRPGTSDRPPGGDDRTTVPADTTGAEHVR
- a CDS encoding ABC transporter permease; translation: MTATTSALGRQLPVVVTSPVAVWFEDGWTVTKRNLTKIKRSPDMLVFAVLQPIMFVLLFSQVYGGAISVQGTDYTQFLMAGIFAQTVVFGATFSGSAMAQDLKEGLIDRFRTLPMSASAVLVGRTNSDLVLNGISMVIMMATGLAVGWRVNSSPLEFVGGLALLLLFSYAFSWVMALLGMSVKSPEVINNASFMILFPLTFISNAFVPSETMPLVLRVFAEWNPVSSLVQAARQLFGNAGSAPVPDVWTMQHPIATVLIGIAVMLVVFVPWAVNKYTRISSK
- a CDS encoding long-chain-fatty-acid--CoA ligase; protein product: MSIDTPRPWLASYASGVPNDIEPMTGSLPDLVEQSAERFPKAVALEFFKRTTTYAELDEQIARAANGLRKLGVTKGDRVALVLPNCPQHVVAFYAVLRLGAIVVEHNPLYTPRELRHQFEDHGARVAIAWDKSVATLQDFPKDVALDAIVSVDLTRAMPRSTRLALSLPVAKARESRAKLTTTVSGTTRWDDLVSARKLSKRHPRPETDDVALIQYTSGTTGTPKGAVLTHRNLLANAAQARAWIPQISAGDGSVVHAVLPMFHAYGLTLCLTFAMSIAGRLVLFPAFDPALVLAAIKKRPPTFLPAVPPIYARLQHAADSAGVSLQGIDIGISGAMPLSKDVIEPWEARTGGFLVEGYGLSECSPVLMANPVSDARRLGAIGLPLPSTECRVVDPDDPTKVLGTDESGELQVRGPQVFSGYWGKADATDEVFTPDGWFRTGDIVAIDADGFVRIVDRLKELIITGGFNVSPSEVEDTLLKHPSVKEVAVVGITQAGNEQVVAAVVPSDPASFDADALRSWCRDQLAAYKVPRRVVVVEDLPRSMIGKVLRRKVRDAILGGD